One part of the Anopheles merus strain MAF chromosome 3L, AmerM5.1, whole genome shotgun sequence genome encodes these proteins:
- the LOC121598451 gene encoding glycerol-3-phosphate phosphatase-like translates to MSFVTRSFHRLSRMSKYSGQNLGSLSPAEIKQWLDSFDTVLTDCDGVIWVDNNPLPGAPEVINRFIANGKKLFFVTNNSTKTRPEFVEKAVKLGFNVTIDNIISTAYLAAQYLKSVGFSKTVYTIGSTGITKELDAVGIRHIGIGPDTIQGSLADTVASFVPDPDVGAVIVGFDEHFSFVKMMKAASYLNNPDVIFIGTNTDERFPMPDRVIPGTGSIVRAMVTCSEREPIVMGKPNPHICEIIRREYDVDPARTLMIGDRCNTDILLGKNCGFQTLLVETGIHKAEDIAKYGQSEDPAVRALVPDVYLPKLGDLLPYL, encoded by the exons atgtcCTTTGTAACCCGATC CTTCCATCGGCTGTCCAGAATGTCGAAATACAGTGGCCAAAACCTTGGCTCGCTTTCGCCGGCCGAGATCAAGCAGTGGCTCGATTCGTTCGACACGGTGCTAACGGACTGCGACGGGGTGATCTGGGTGGACAACAACCCGCTGCCCGGGGCGCCCGAGGTGATAAATCGTTTCATCGCGAACGGCAAGAAGCTGTTCTTTGTGACGAACAACTCGACGAAAACGCGCCCGGAATTTGTGGAGAAAGCGGTCAAGCTTGGCTTTAACGTGACTATC GACAACATCATATCGACTGCGTACCTGGCGGCCCAGTACCTGAAGAGTGTGGGCTTCTCCAAGACCGTGTATACGATCGGTTCGACGGGCATCACCAAGGAGCTGGACGCCGTTGGCATACGGCACATCGGCATCGGGCCGGACACGATCCAGGGCAGTCTGGCGGACACTGTTGCCAGCTTTGTGCCCGATCCGGACGTTGGAGCCGTGATCGTTGGGTTCGATGAGCATTTTAGCTTCGTCAAGATGATGAAAGCGGCCTCGTATCTGAACAATCCGGACGTTATATTCATTGGCACGAACACGGACGAGCGGTTCCCGATGCCGGACCGCGTTATACCCGGCACGGGCAGTATCGTGCGGGCGATGGTGACCTGCTCCGAGCGGGAACCGATCGTGATGGGCAAACCGAATCCACACATTTGCGAGATCATCCGCCGGGAGTACGATGTGGATCCGGCCCGTACGCTCATGATTGGCGATCGGTGCAATACGGACATTTTGCTGGGGAAGAATTGTGGCTTCCAGACGCTGCTGGTCGAAACGGGTATACACAAGGCGGAGGATATAGCAAAGTACGGACAGTCGGAGGATCCGGCGGTGAGGGCACTGGTGCCGGATGTGTATCTACCTAAGCTGGGTGACTTACTGCCGTATCTGTGA